The genomic region TTAGTTGACCATTGTGAACCCAACGCATTAGCGTATCGAAGTTATACGCGCCGAAGTAACCGAGATAGACCCAGACCGGAACCGAAATGACTGCGGCCATAAAATCCAAGGCAACAAAACGATAAAAGGAAATTCGATCCGAGGTTCCCGCGGTAAGATAAATCGGCATTCTGAGTCCCGGCATAAAACGCGCCATAAACGTAACCCAATTTCCGTAACGTCCGATCTTGTCCTGAACCTTAGCAAAACGTTCGGGAGTTACGATTCTCGAGATAAAAGGAATCTGAAGAACCCGCACTCCGTAGATTCTCCCGATTAAAAAAACCGCGCTGTCACCGATCAGAACCCCGGCCATTCCGACCAAAAACATATAATGCGGATCGGCTTTTCCGAAACCCGCGATCACGCCGCCGGAAACCAAGGAAATGTCTTCGGGAACGGGAAGGCCGAAACCGCAAAGAATCAGCACTAAAAAAACCGCAATGTAACCGTATTCGGAAAAGATATTAACG from Leptospira kmetyi serovar Malaysia str. Bejo-Iso9 harbors:
- a CDS encoding DedA family protein encodes the protein MEFLNILVNIFSEYGYIAVFLVLILCGFGLPVPEDISLVSGGVIAGFGKADPHYMFLVGMAGVLIGDSAVFLIGRIYGVRVLQIPFISRIVTPERFAKVQDKIGRYGNWVTFMARFMPGLRMPIYLTAGTSDRISFYRFVALDFMAAVISVPVWVYLGYFGAYNFDTLMRWVHNGQLTVLGLLGTVLLLFGIAYWIRKKRS